One genomic segment of Plasmodium vivax chromosome 9, whole genome shotgun sequence includes these proteins:
- a CDS encoding hypothetical protein, conserved (encoded by transcript PVX_092785A) translates to MSEPKMSALPRSKTSSVCQIRNVREPHEHLCEGLHQSPPYKRSKTEESHHFRGANNWERSSTSEVQIKGRLSSEREHIDKESPLPKDDPTNCPDPQNTPKEETQIKKNSIDFDTFNESIFNVSIELGERDPGEGPEFECTSEGTEEEEDREDDPYQDDEDDQTERGSDNLRRSNHMGSRDHHGKKGNRENPSMHFYNSSENSSHSSLDVNEILQTRTNGRVEKKNRNTYILQHKERIRERKNEKKNKKNNSSHSNNLKNNFLKITKTTKDNVKRASIATVMLENLSNRDPDSDFGSEFSSGNSGSGENGDRSENHYRDGTDNLS, encoded by the coding sequence ATGAGCGAACCGAAGATGAGCGCTTTACCCAGAAGTAAAACGAGCAGCGTGTGTCAAATTCGCAACGTGCGTGAGCCCCATGAGCACCTGTGTGAGGGCCTGCACCAGTCACCCCCATAtaaaagaagcaaaacggaAGAGTCTCACCATTTTAGAGGCGCGAACAACTGGGAAAGAAGCTCCACCAGTGAGGTGCAGATAAAAGGACGTCTCTCCTCCGAAAGAGAACACATAGACAAGGAATCTCCCCTCCCCAAGGATGACCCCACAAATTGCCCAGACCCACAAAATACCCCCAAGGAGGAAACccaaattaagaaaaacaGCATCGATTTTGACACCTTCAACGAGAGCATATTCAACGTGAGTATTGAGCTCGGCGAGAGAGACCCAGGGGAAGGTCCCGAATTTGAATGCACATCAGAGGGaacggaggaggaggaagatagAGAGGATGATCCTTACCaggatgatgaagatgacCAAACCGAGCGGGGGAGTGACAACCTCAGAAGAAGCAACCACATGGGGAGTAGAGACCACCATGGGAAGAAAGGGAACAGAGAAAACCCATCGATGCACTTCTACAATAGCAGTGAGAACTCCTCGCACAGCTCCCTCGACGTAAACGAAATTCTACAAACAAGGACCAACGGacgagtggaaaaaaaaaacagaaacaCTTACATCCTGCAACATAAGGAGCGAAttagggaaaggaaaaatgaaaaaaaaaacaaaaaaaataatagcagTCATAgtaacaatttgaagaataactttttaaaaattaccaaaacgACAAAGGATAATGTCAAGAGGGCCAGCATCGCCACCGTCATGCTCGAGAATCTGTCTAACCGGGACCCCGACAGCGACTTCGGGAGCGAGTTTAGTAGTGGCAAcagtggaagcggtgaaaaCGGCGATCGAAGCGAAAATCACTACCGAGATGGCACAGACAATTTGAGTTAA